One region of Drosophila subobscura isolate 14011-0131.10 chromosome J, UCBerk_Dsub_1.0, whole genome shotgun sequence genomic DNA includes:
- the LOC117894364 gene encoding proton-coupled amino acid transporter-like protein CG1139 isoform X3, which yields MTLAVISGTGQACDTKIPTVVSSGYDSEKTQGGRNNASIGQPKFIRSDMADVPVQQAAGSTLPLVITRKKGGGDSDDGNYNPFEHRKVEHPTSDLETFVHLLKGSLGSGILAMPMAFSHAGLWFGLVATFAVGTLCTYCVHVLVKCAHILCRRRKIPMMGFADVAEQAFLDGPPALNRWSRFIRFMVNTFLVLDLLGCCCIYLVFVATNVEQVVSVYLETVLSVRVWIMIVTVPLIFMCLVRNLKFLTPFSMIANILMFVGIVITFIYMFTDLPAPSERPGLVAVSEWPLFFGTVIFALEGIGVVMSLENDMRNPTHFIGCPSVLNFGMGLVIALYTLVGFFGFLKYGPDTEASITLNLPVDDKLAQSVKLMIAIAIFFTFTLQFYVPVSILWKGLEHKIRPERQNISEYGLRVALVVLCGGIAVALPNLGPFISLIGAVCLSTLGMIVPATIELAVYHEDPGYGRFNWRLWKNSGLILFGVVGFVAGTYVSIIEFHAEFSGGH from the exons ATGACGTTGGCCGTGATTAGTGGAACAGGCCAAGCCTGCGATACT AAAATCCCCACGGTTGTGTCGAGCGGCTATGACAGCGAGAAGACCCAAGGCGGCAGGAACAACGCGAGCATAGGCCAACCCAA GTTCATCCGCTCGGACATGGCTGATGTGCCCGTCCAGCAGGCGGCTGGCTCCACCCTGCCACTGGTGATCACCCGCAAGAAAGGCGGCGGCGACTCCGACGATGGCAACTACAATCCCTTTGAGCATCGCAAGGTGGAGCATCCCACATC CGATCTGGAGACATTTGTGCACCTGCTTAAGGGCTCGCTGGGCTCGGGCATCttggccatgcccatggccTTCTCCCATGCGGGTCTGTGGTTCGGTTTGGTGGCCACCTTCGCCGTGGGCACCCTCTGCACCTACTGCGTGCACGTGCTGGTGAAGTGCGCCCACATTCTGTGCCGGCGACGCAAGATTCCAATGATGGGATTCGCAGACGTGGCCGAGCAGGCCTTCTTGGATGGTCCGCCGGCGCTGAATCGCTGGTCCCGCTTCATACGCTTCATGGTGAACACTTTTCTGGTGCTGGATCTGcttggttgctgctgcatctacCTGGTGTTCGTGGCTACCAATGTGGAGCAGGTGGTGAGCGTCTATCTCGAAACGGTGCTGAGTGTTCGCGTCTGGATTATGATTGTGACCGTGCCGCTGATCTTCATGTGCCTGGTGCGAAACCTCAAGTTCTTGACGCCCTTCTCGATGATCGCCAACATCCTGATGTTCGTGGGCATTGTCATCACCTTTATCTACATGTTCACCGACCTGCCGGCGCCCTCTGAGCGTCCCGGCTTGGTCGCCGTCTCCGAGTGGCCGCTCTTCTTCGGCACGGTGATCTTCGCCCTGGAGGGCATCGGTGTAGTCATGTCCCTGGAGAACGACATGAGGAACCCCACCCACTTCATTGGCTGCCCCTCAGTGCTGAACTTTGGCATGGGCTTGGTCATTGCCCTGTACACGCTCGTTGGCTTCTTCGGCTTCCTCAAGTACGGACCCGACACCGAGGCCAGCATCACGCTTAACCTGCCGGTGGATGACAA ATTGGCTCAGTCCGTGAAGCTGatgattgccattgccatcttCTTCACCTTCACGCTGCAGTTCTACGTGCCCGTCTCGATCCTCTGGAAGGGGCTGGAGCACAAGATCAGGCCAGAGCGCCAGAACATCAGCGAGTACGGACTGCGTGTGGCGTTGGTG GTGCTGTGTGGTGGCATTGCAGTGGCTCTGCCCAATCTGGGGCCCTTCATCTCGCTTATTGGAGCCGTGTGCCTCAGTACGCTGGGCATGATTGTGCCGGCGACGATCGAGCTGGCCGTGTACCACGAGGACCCAGGCTATGGACGGTTCAACTGGCGGCTGTGGAAGAACTCGGGCCTGATACTGTTCGGAGTGGTTGGCTTTGTGGCGGGCACATATGTCAGCATCATCGAATTCCATGCCGAGTTCAGTGGCGGCCATTGA
- the LOC117894364 gene encoding proton-coupled amino acid transporter-like protein CG1139 isoform X2, producing the protein MSFHKSDSRTPLAPAEYTKIPTVVSSGYDSEKTQGGRNNASIGQPKFIRSDMADVPVQQAAGSTLPLVITRKKGGGDSDDGNYNPFEHRKVEHPTSDLETFVHLLKGSLGSGILAMPMAFSHAGLWFGLVATFAVGTLCTYCVHVLVKCAHILCRRRKIPMMGFADVAEQAFLDGPPALNRWSRFIRFMVNTFLVLDLLGCCCIYLVFVATNVEQVVSVYLETVLSVRVWIMIVTVPLIFMCLVRNLKFLTPFSMIANILMFVGIVITFIYMFTDLPAPSERPGLVAVSEWPLFFGTVIFALEGIGVVMSLENDMRNPTHFIGCPSVLNFGMGLVIALYTLVGFFGFLKYGPDTEASITLNLPVDDKLAQSVKLMIAIAIFFTFTLQFYVPVSILWKGLEHKIRPERQNISEYGLRVALVVLCGGIAVALPNLGPFISLIGAVCLSTLGMIVPATIELAVYHEDPGYGRFNWRLWKNSGLILFGVVGFVAGTYVSIIEFHAEFSGGH; encoded by the exons ATGAGTTTCCACAAGAGCGACTCGCGGACGCCACTGGCGCCGGCTGAGTACACT AAAATCCCCACGGTTGTGTCGAGCGGCTATGACAGCGAGAAGACCCAAGGCGGCAGGAACAACGCGAGCATAGGCCAACCCAA GTTCATCCGCTCGGACATGGCTGATGTGCCCGTCCAGCAGGCGGCTGGCTCCACCCTGCCACTGGTGATCACCCGCAAGAAAGGCGGCGGCGACTCCGACGATGGCAACTACAATCCCTTTGAGCATCGCAAGGTGGAGCATCCCACATC CGATCTGGAGACATTTGTGCACCTGCTTAAGGGCTCGCTGGGCTCGGGCATCttggccatgcccatggccTTCTCCCATGCGGGTCTGTGGTTCGGTTTGGTGGCCACCTTCGCCGTGGGCACCCTCTGCACCTACTGCGTGCACGTGCTGGTGAAGTGCGCCCACATTCTGTGCCGGCGACGCAAGATTCCAATGATGGGATTCGCAGACGTGGCCGAGCAGGCCTTCTTGGATGGTCCGCCGGCGCTGAATCGCTGGTCCCGCTTCATACGCTTCATGGTGAACACTTTTCTGGTGCTGGATCTGcttggttgctgctgcatctacCTGGTGTTCGTGGCTACCAATGTGGAGCAGGTGGTGAGCGTCTATCTCGAAACGGTGCTGAGTGTTCGCGTCTGGATTATGATTGTGACCGTGCCGCTGATCTTCATGTGCCTGGTGCGAAACCTCAAGTTCTTGACGCCCTTCTCGATGATCGCCAACATCCTGATGTTCGTGGGCATTGTCATCACCTTTATCTACATGTTCACCGACCTGCCGGCGCCCTCTGAGCGTCCCGGCTTGGTCGCCGTCTCCGAGTGGCCGCTCTTCTTCGGCACGGTGATCTTCGCCCTGGAGGGCATCGGTGTAGTCATGTCCCTGGAGAACGACATGAGGAACCCCACCCACTTCATTGGCTGCCCCTCAGTGCTGAACTTTGGCATGGGCTTGGTCATTGCCCTGTACACGCTCGTTGGCTTCTTCGGCTTCCTCAAGTACGGACCCGACACCGAGGCCAGCATCACGCTTAACCTGCCGGTGGATGACAA ATTGGCTCAGTCCGTGAAGCTGatgattgccattgccatcttCTTCACCTTCACGCTGCAGTTCTACGTGCCCGTCTCGATCCTCTGGAAGGGGCTGGAGCACAAGATCAGGCCAGAGCGCCAGAACATCAGCGAGTACGGACTGCGTGTGGCGTTGGTG GTGCTGTGTGGTGGCATTGCAGTGGCTCTGCCCAATCTGGGGCCCTTCATCTCGCTTATTGGAGCCGTGTGCCTCAGTACGCTGGGCATGATTGTGCCGGCGACGATCGAGCTGGCCGTGTACCACGAGGACCCAGGCTATGGACGGTTCAACTGGCGGCTGTGGAAGAACTCGGGCCTGATACTGTTCGGAGTGGTTGGCTTTGTGGCGGGCACATATGTCAGCATCATCGAATTCCATGCCGAGTTCAGTGGCGGCCATTGA
- the LOC117894364 gene encoding proton-coupled amino acid transporter-like protein CG1139 isoform X1 encodes MSLNSFGSGSGSGRKRDGRVSSAALSRHKLKMSLKRGGPPPAPSSGTAVMTTSLDSVQQKIPTVVSSGYDSEKTQGGRNNASIGQPKFIRSDMADVPVQQAAGSTLPLVITRKKGGGDSDDGNYNPFEHRKVEHPTSDLETFVHLLKGSLGSGILAMPMAFSHAGLWFGLVATFAVGTLCTYCVHVLVKCAHILCRRRKIPMMGFADVAEQAFLDGPPALNRWSRFIRFMVNTFLVLDLLGCCCIYLVFVATNVEQVVSVYLETVLSVRVWIMIVTVPLIFMCLVRNLKFLTPFSMIANILMFVGIVITFIYMFTDLPAPSERPGLVAVSEWPLFFGTVIFALEGIGVVMSLENDMRNPTHFIGCPSVLNFGMGLVIALYTLVGFFGFLKYGPDTEASITLNLPVDDKLAQSVKLMIAIAIFFTFTLQFYVPVSILWKGLEHKIRPERQNISEYGLRVALVVLCGGIAVALPNLGPFISLIGAVCLSTLGMIVPATIELAVYHEDPGYGRFNWRLWKNSGLILFGVVGFVAGTYVSIIEFHAEFSGGH; translated from the exons ATGAGCCTGAATAGCTTCGGGTCCGGTTCGGGGTCGGGGCGAAAGCGGGACGGACGTGTGTCCAGTGCCGCGCTGAGTCGTCACAAGCTGAAGATGTCCTTGAAGCGCGGCGGACCGCCGCCGGCGCCATCGAGTGGAACGGCTGTGATGACCACATCGCTGGATTCTgtgcagcag AAAATCCCCACGGTTGTGTCGAGCGGCTATGACAGCGAGAAGACCCAAGGCGGCAGGAACAACGCGAGCATAGGCCAACCCAA GTTCATCCGCTCGGACATGGCTGATGTGCCCGTCCAGCAGGCGGCTGGCTCCACCCTGCCACTGGTGATCACCCGCAAGAAAGGCGGCGGCGACTCCGACGATGGCAACTACAATCCCTTTGAGCATCGCAAGGTGGAGCATCCCACATC CGATCTGGAGACATTTGTGCACCTGCTTAAGGGCTCGCTGGGCTCGGGCATCttggccatgcccatggccTTCTCCCATGCGGGTCTGTGGTTCGGTTTGGTGGCCACCTTCGCCGTGGGCACCCTCTGCACCTACTGCGTGCACGTGCTGGTGAAGTGCGCCCACATTCTGTGCCGGCGACGCAAGATTCCAATGATGGGATTCGCAGACGTGGCCGAGCAGGCCTTCTTGGATGGTCCGCCGGCGCTGAATCGCTGGTCCCGCTTCATACGCTTCATGGTGAACACTTTTCTGGTGCTGGATCTGcttggttgctgctgcatctacCTGGTGTTCGTGGCTACCAATGTGGAGCAGGTGGTGAGCGTCTATCTCGAAACGGTGCTGAGTGTTCGCGTCTGGATTATGATTGTGACCGTGCCGCTGATCTTCATGTGCCTGGTGCGAAACCTCAAGTTCTTGACGCCCTTCTCGATGATCGCCAACATCCTGATGTTCGTGGGCATTGTCATCACCTTTATCTACATGTTCACCGACCTGCCGGCGCCCTCTGAGCGTCCCGGCTTGGTCGCCGTCTCCGAGTGGCCGCTCTTCTTCGGCACGGTGATCTTCGCCCTGGAGGGCATCGGTGTAGTCATGTCCCTGGAGAACGACATGAGGAACCCCACCCACTTCATTGGCTGCCCCTCAGTGCTGAACTTTGGCATGGGCTTGGTCATTGCCCTGTACACGCTCGTTGGCTTCTTCGGCTTCCTCAAGTACGGACCCGACACCGAGGCCAGCATCACGCTTAACCTGCCGGTGGATGACAA ATTGGCTCAGTCCGTGAAGCTGatgattgccattgccatcttCTTCACCTTCACGCTGCAGTTCTACGTGCCCGTCTCGATCCTCTGGAAGGGGCTGGAGCACAAGATCAGGCCAGAGCGCCAGAACATCAGCGAGTACGGACTGCGTGTGGCGTTGGTG GTGCTGTGTGGTGGCATTGCAGTGGCTCTGCCCAATCTGGGGCCCTTCATCTCGCTTATTGGAGCCGTGTGCCTCAGTACGCTGGGCATGATTGTGCCGGCGACGATCGAGCTGGCCGTGTACCACGAGGACCCAGGCTATGGACGGTTCAACTGGCGGCTGTGGAAGAACTCGGGCCTGATACTGTTCGGAGTGGTTGGCTTTGTGGCGGGCACATATGTCAGCATCATCGAATTCCATGCCGAGTTCAGTGGCGGCCATTGA
- the LOC117894364 gene encoding proton-coupled amino acid transporter-like protein CG1139 isoform X4, which translates to MADVPVQQAAGSTLPLVITRKKGGGDSDDGNYNPFEHRKVEHPTSDLETFVHLLKGSLGSGILAMPMAFSHAGLWFGLVATFAVGTLCTYCVHVLVKCAHILCRRRKIPMMGFADVAEQAFLDGPPALNRWSRFIRFMVNTFLVLDLLGCCCIYLVFVATNVEQVVSVYLETVLSVRVWIMIVTVPLIFMCLVRNLKFLTPFSMIANILMFVGIVITFIYMFTDLPAPSERPGLVAVSEWPLFFGTVIFALEGIGVVMSLENDMRNPTHFIGCPSVLNFGMGLVIALYTLVGFFGFLKYGPDTEASITLNLPVDDKLAQSVKLMIAIAIFFTFTLQFYVPVSILWKGLEHKIRPERQNISEYGLRVALVVLCGGIAVALPNLGPFISLIGAVCLSTLGMIVPATIELAVYHEDPGYGRFNWRLWKNSGLILFGVVGFVAGTYVSIIEFHAEFSGGH; encoded by the exons ATGGCTGATGTGCCCGTCCAGCAGGCGGCTGGCTCCACCCTGCCACTGGTGATCACCCGCAAGAAAGGCGGCGGCGACTCCGACGATGGCAACTACAATCCCTTTGAGCATCGCAAGGTGGAGCATCCCACATC CGATCTGGAGACATTTGTGCACCTGCTTAAGGGCTCGCTGGGCTCGGGCATCttggccatgcccatggccTTCTCCCATGCGGGTCTGTGGTTCGGTTTGGTGGCCACCTTCGCCGTGGGCACCCTCTGCACCTACTGCGTGCACGTGCTGGTGAAGTGCGCCCACATTCTGTGCCGGCGACGCAAGATTCCAATGATGGGATTCGCAGACGTGGCCGAGCAGGCCTTCTTGGATGGTCCGCCGGCGCTGAATCGCTGGTCCCGCTTCATACGCTTCATGGTGAACACTTTTCTGGTGCTGGATCTGcttggttgctgctgcatctacCTGGTGTTCGTGGCTACCAATGTGGAGCAGGTGGTGAGCGTCTATCTCGAAACGGTGCTGAGTGTTCGCGTCTGGATTATGATTGTGACCGTGCCGCTGATCTTCATGTGCCTGGTGCGAAACCTCAAGTTCTTGACGCCCTTCTCGATGATCGCCAACATCCTGATGTTCGTGGGCATTGTCATCACCTTTATCTACATGTTCACCGACCTGCCGGCGCCCTCTGAGCGTCCCGGCTTGGTCGCCGTCTCCGAGTGGCCGCTCTTCTTCGGCACGGTGATCTTCGCCCTGGAGGGCATCGGTGTAGTCATGTCCCTGGAGAACGACATGAGGAACCCCACCCACTTCATTGGCTGCCCCTCAGTGCTGAACTTTGGCATGGGCTTGGTCATTGCCCTGTACACGCTCGTTGGCTTCTTCGGCTTCCTCAAGTACGGACCCGACACCGAGGCCAGCATCACGCTTAACCTGCCGGTGGATGACAA ATTGGCTCAGTCCGTGAAGCTGatgattgccattgccatcttCTTCACCTTCACGCTGCAGTTCTACGTGCCCGTCTCGATCCTCTGGAAGGGGCTGGAGCACAAGATCAGGCCAGAGCGCCAGAACATCAGCGAGTACGGACTGCGTGTGGCGTTGGTG GTGCTGTGTGGTGGCATTGCAGTGGCTCTGCCCAATCTGGGGCCCTTCATCTCGCTTATTGGAGCCGTGTGCCTCAGTACGCTGGGCATGATTGTGCCGGCGACGATCGAGCTGGCCGTGTACCACGAGGACCCAGGCTATGGACGGTTCAACTGGCGGCTGTGGAAGAACTCGGGCCTGATACTGTTCGGAGTGGTTGGCTTTGTGGCGGGCACATATGTCAGCATCATCGAATTCCATGCCGAGTTCAGTGGCGGCCATTGA
- the LOC117894370 gene encoding glutamate transporter polyphemus isoform X1 yields the protein MADSAYNPYENRNVEVPMSNVGAFVSLLKCVIGTGILALPLAFAYTGWLNGSILLILITIMLIHGITLLIICMVESARRQQQGYCNFPDTMEYAFNQGPKWCRYCAKASGYLVDGVLAFSHYGVCVVYIVFVSVNIKQLSDYYIKLIDLWIFIVFVGVLSIPLFLIRHLKYLVPFNLAANIVMYLGFVLIFYYLFQNLPHISERDAFREPSKLPLFFGIALFSVSSVGVMLAIESKMAHPEKYIGWFGVLNLASVVVVISYLIFAIMGYWRYGATVHGSVTLDLPNNEIPAQVSKAFISMAVFLTYPLSGYVTVDIIINHYLNRNQQLKHPHRLEYIVRLCFVLVCTVNAVAFPNLGPLLALVGAFTISLLNLIFPACIDLCLNYQAPYTYGRLRWKLIKNILIIVVGSVILVYGCILAIMDMIKEYGGIK from the exons ATGGCAGACAG TGCCTACAATCCCTATGAGAATCGCAATGTGGAAGTGCCAATGTC CAATGTGGGCGCCTTTGTGTCCCTGCTTAAGTGTGTCATTGGCACGGGCAtcctggcgctgccgctggcctTTGCCTACACGGGCTGGCTCAATGGCTCAATACTGCTCATTCTGATAACAATAATGCTCATCCATGGCATCACTTTACTG ATCATTTGCATGGTGGAATCCGCacgacgccagcagcagggctaCTGCAACTTTCCCGATACGATGGAGTATGCCTTCAATCAGGGCCCGAAGTGGTGTAGATATTGTGCCAAGGCTTCGGGCTACCTCGTGGACGGTGTCCTGGCCTTCTCCCACTACGGCGTTTGTGTGGTTTACATCGTTTTTGTGTCGGTGAATATCAAACAGCTGTCGGACTACTACATCAAGTTGATCGACCTGTGGATCTTCATTGTGTTTGTGGGCGTGCTCTCCATACCGCTGTTTCTCATTCGCCATCTCAAGTACTTGGTGCCCTTCAATCTGGCCGCCAATATTGTGATGTATCTGGGCTTTGTGCTGATCTTTTACTATCTGTTCCAGAACCTGCCACACATCTCGGAGCGTGATGCATTCAGGGAGCCCTCGAAGCTGCCGCTCTTCTTCGGCATTGCTCTGTTCTCCGTGAGCTCTGTGGGTGTG ATGCTCGCCATTGAGTCCAAGATGGCACATCCGGAGAAGTACATTGGCTGGTTTGGTGTCCTCAATCTGGCCTCTGTTGTGGTCGTCATTTCGTATCTGATCTTCGCCATCATGGGCTACTGGCGCTATGGGGCGACGGTGCATGGCAGTGTCACCCTCGATCTGCCCAATAATGAAAT ACCCGCACAGGTATCCAAGGCATTCATCAGCATGGCCGTCTTTCTCACCTATCCCCTCTCCGGCTATGTGACCGTCGACATCATTATCAATCATTATCTGAACCGGaaccagcagctgaagcaTCCGCATCGCCTCGAGTACATTGTGCGGCTGTGCTTTGTCCTCGTGTGCACCGTCAATGCGGTGGCATTCCCCAATTTGGGGCCGCTGCTCGCACTCGTTGGGGCATTCACCATCTCGCTGCTGAACCTCATCTTTCCGGCCTGCATTGACTTGTGCCTCAACTATCAGGCGCCCTACACCTACGGCCGACTGCGCTGGAAGCTCATCAAGAATATTCTGATCATCGTCGTTGGCTCTGTGATCCTGGTGTATGGCTGCATCCTGGCCATCATGGACATGATCAAGGAGTATGGCGGCATAAAGTAG
- the LOC117894370 gene encoding glutamate transporter polyphemus isoform X2, protein MADSAYNPYENRNVEVPMSNVGAFVSLLKCVIGTGILALPLAFAYTGWLNGSILLILITIMLIHGITLLIICMVESARRQQQGYCNFPDTMEYAFNQGPKWCRYCAKASGYLVDGVLAFSHYGVCVVYIVFVSVNIKQLSDYYIKLIDLWIFIVFVGVLSIPLFLIRHLKYLVPFNLAANIVMYLGFVLIFYYLFQNLPHISERDAFREPSKLPLFFGIALFSVSSVGVMLAIESKMAHPEKYIGWFGVLNLASVVVVISYLIFAIMGYWRYGATVHGSVTLDLPNNEMYPRHSSAWPSFSPIPSPAM, encoded by the exons ATGGCAGACAG TGCCTACAATCCCTATGAGAATCGCAATGTGGAAGTGCCAATGTC CAATGTGGGCGCCTTTGTGTCCCTGCTTAAGTGTGTCATTGGCACGGGCAtcctggcgctgccgctggcctTTGCCTACACGGGCTGGCTCAATGGCTCAATACTGCTCATTCTGATAACAATAATGCTCATCCATGGCATCACTTTACTG ATCATTTGCATGGTGGAATCCGCacgacgccagcagcagggctaCTGCAACTTTCCCGATACGATGGAGTATGCCTTCAATCAGGGCCCGAAGTGGTGTAGATATTGTGCCAAGGCTTCGGGCTACCTCGTGGACGGTGTCCTGGCCTTCTCCCACTACGGCGTTTGTGTGGTTTACATCGTTTTTGTGTCGGTGAATATCAAACAGCTGTCGGACTACTACATCAAGTTGATCGACCTGTGGATCTTCATTGTGTTTGTGGGCGTGCTCTCCATACCGCTGTTTCTCATTCGCCATCTCAAGTACTTGGTGCCCTTCAATCTGGCCGCCAATATTGTGATGTATCTGGGCTTTGTGCTGATCTTTTACTATCTGTTCCAGAACCTGCCACACATCTCGGAGCGTGATGCATTCAGGGAGCCCTCGAAGCTGCCGCTCTTCTTCGGCATTGCTCTGTTCTCCGTGAGCTCTGTGGGTGTG ATGCTCGCCATTGAGTCCAAGATGGCACATCCGGAGAAGTACATTGGCTGGTTTGGTGTCCTCAATCTGGCCTCTGTTGTGGTCGTCATTTCGTATCTGATCTTCGCCATCATGGGCTACTGGCGCTATGGGGCGACGGTGCATGGCAGTGTCACCCTCGATCTGCCCAATAATGAAAT GTATCCAAGGCATTCATCAGCATGGCCGTCTTTCTCACCTATCCCCTCTCCGGCTATGTGA
- the LOC117894370 gene encoding glutamate transporter polyphemus isoform X3 codes for MADSAYNPYENRNVEVPMSNVGAFVSLLKCVIGTGILALPLAFAYTGWLNGSILLILITIMLIHGITLLIICMVESARRQQQGYCNFPDTMEYAFNQGPKWCRYCAKASGYLVDGVLAFSHYGVCVVYIVFVSVNIKQLSDYYIKLIDLWIFIVFVGVLSIPLFLIRHLKYLVPFNLAANIVMYLGFVLIFYYLFQNLPHISERDAFREPSKLPLFFGIALFSVSSVGVMLAIESKMAHPEKYIGWFGVLNLASVVVVISYLIFAIMGYWRYGATVHGSVTLDLPNNEINPR; via the exons ATGGCAGACAG TGCCTACAATCCCTATGAGAATCGCAATGTGGAAGTGCCAATGTC CAATGTGGGCGCCTTTGTGTCCCTGCTTAAGTGTGTCATTGGCACGGGCAtcctggcgctgccgctggcctTTGCCTACACGGGCTGGCTCAATGGCTCAATACTGCTCATTCTGATAACAATAATGCTCATCCATGGCATCACTTTACTG ATCATTTGCATGGTGGAATCCGCacgacgccagcagcagggctaCTGCAACTTTCCCGATACGATGGAGTATGCCTTCAATCAGGGCCCGAAGTGGTGTAGATATTGTGCCAAGGCTTCGGGCTACCTCGTGGACGGTGTCCTGGCCTTCTCCCACTACGGCGTTTGTGTGGTTTACATCGTTTTTGTGTCGGTGAATATCAAACAGCTGTCGGACTACTACATCAAGTTGATCGACCTGTGGATCTTCATTGTGTTTGTGGGCGTGCTCTCCATACCGCTGTTTCTCATTCGCCATCTCAAGTACTTGGTGCCCTTCAATCTGGCCGCCAATATTGTGATGTATCTGGGCTTTGTGCTGATCTTTTACTATCTGTTCCAGAACCTGCCACACATCTCGGAGCGTGATGCATTCAGGGAGCCCTCGAAGCTGCCGCTCTTCTTCGGCATTGCTCTGTTCTCCGTGAGCTCTGTGGGTGTG ATGCTCGCCATTGAGTCCAAGATGGCACATCCGGAGAAGTACATTGGCTGGTTTGGTGTCCTCAATCTGGCCTCTGTTGTGGTCGTCATTTCGTATCTGATCTTCGCCATCATGGGCTACTGGCGCTATGGGGCGACGGTGCATGGCAGTGTCACCCTCGATCTGCCCAATAATGAAAT TAATCCCCGATAG
- the LOC117894368 gene encoding proton-coupled amino acid transporter-like protein CG1139, translated as MQPQRKLRGRRQRLAIRMDPELKRKLLPFHLRALGVVERSLGSPLAYEAQVLRPDVEHTMTDLETFINLVKCAFGTGCLAMPRAFYNAGWAVGLIATVLIGFIVVYAMHVLLNDIQRLCRRHRMAVLSYRETMELALLDGPTWLHSLSQPLGYLVDILMCAYHFGVDCVYIVFIAKNLKFLGDLYLHSLDLRLYMALLTLPLMLTFLVRNLKYLLPFTVISNILIVGSFGIILCYLLQDLPSLKQLQATQHWTQFPLFFGTVLFAIESLGVILALQRSMRHPENFLGCCGVLNRAMIFVILFYAVFGFFGYWHYGTETANSILHNLPANEILPQCVMGMFALAMFFSYALQGYVTVDIIWRGYMQPRLEENVASGRAVEYLVRCALVIASVLVAIGYPDFGLLLSFVGSFCLAQLGLIFPGIVNMCVLYSKGYGCGRILLWRSLFFLVLGFCGGITGTVISLRELNEGYPKMR; from the exons ATGCAGCCACAAAGAAAGCTGCGGGGGCGACGTCAACGCCTGGCCATCCGAATGGATCCGGAGCTGAAGCGGAAGCTGCTGCCCTTTCATCTGCGTGCCTTGGGTGTGGTGGAAAGGAGTCTGGG TTCCCCCTTGGCCTATGAGGCGCAGGTGCTGCGACCCGATGTGGAGCACACAATGAC GGATCTGGAGACGTTCATCAATTTGGTCAAGTGTGCCTTTGGCACGGGCTGCCTGGCCATGCCACGAGCCTTCTACAATGCCGGTTGGGCTGTGGGTTTGATTGCCACCGTTCTGATTGGCTTCATTGTGGTGTATGCGATGCATGTGCTG TTGAATGACATTCAGCGGCTGTGTAGACGCCATCGAATGGCTGTGCTTAGCTACAGGGAGACCATGGAATTGGCGTTGCTCGATGGTCCCACATGGCTGCACTCCCTGAGCCAACCACTGGG CTACTTGGTGGACATATTGATGTGTGCCTATCATTTCGGCGTGGACTGTGTCTACATTGTTTTCATAGCCAAAAATCTCAAATTTCTGGGAGATCTCTATCTGCATTCCTTGGATCTGCGGCTGTATATGGCGCTGCTGACCCTCCCACTGATGCTCACGTTTCTCGTGCGAAATCTCAAGTATTTGCTGCCATTTACTGTCATCTCCAATATCCTCATTGTCGGCA GTTTTGGCATCATTTTGTGTTACCTTTTGCAGGATTTGCCCAGCTTGAAGCAACTGCAGGCCACACAGCACTGGACGCAGTTTCCTTTGTTCTTTGGCACTGTGCTGTTTGCCATTGAGTCTCTGGGTGTT ATCTTGGCTCTGCAACGCAGCATGCGTCATCCAGAGAACTTTCTGGGCTGCTGTGGTGTCCTCAATCGTGCTATGATCTTTGTGATTCTCTTCTATGCGGTGTTTGGATTCTTTGGCTACTGGCATTATGGCACTGAGACGGCCAATTCCATACTGCACAATCTgccagcaaatgaaat ACTCCCACAGTGTGTGATGGGAATGTTTGCCCTGGCCATGTTCTTCAGCTACGCCCTGCAGGGCTACGTCACCGTGGACATCATTTGGCGGGGCTACATGCAGCCCAGGCTGGAGGAGAATGTTGCCTCTGGCCGAGCCGTGGAGTATCTGGTGCGCTGTGCCCTCGTCATTGCCTCTGTGCTGGTGGCCATTGGCTATCCGGactttgggctgctgctctcctttgTGGGCTCCTTCTGCCTGGCCCAACTGGGACTCATCTTTCCGGGCATCGTGAACATGTGTGTGCTGTACAGCAAGggctatggctgtggcaggaTCCTCCTCTGGCGTTCCCTGTTCTTCCTGGTGCTGGGCTTTTGTGGCGGCATCACTGGCACTGTGATCTCCCTGAGGGAACTCAACGAAGGGTATCCCAAAATGAGGTGA